Proteins from a genomic interval of Panthera uncia isolate 11264 chromosome C1 unlocalized genomic scaffold, Puncia_PCG_1.0 HiC_scaffold_4, whole genome shotgun sequence:
- the AKR7A2 gene encoding aflatoxin B1 aldehyde reductase member 2 has product MLSALRRAVARGAVRCTRGPRVPEARAATAMSRPLSPPRAASGPPVRPATVLGTMEMGRRMDAPASAAAVRAFLERGHTELDTAFMYSDGQSESILGGLGLGLGGGDCRVKIATKANPWEGKSLKPDSLRTQLETSLKRLQCSRVDLFYLHAPDHDTPVEETLRACHQLHQEGKFVELGLSNYAAWEVAEICTLCKSSGWILPTVYQGMYNATTRQVETELLPCLRHFGLRFYAYNPLAGGLLTGKYKYEDKDGKQPMGRFFGNTWAETYRNRFWKEHHFEAIALVEKALKAVYSRSVPSMTSAALRWMYHHSGLQGAHGDAVIVGMSSLEQLAQNLAATEEGPLEPAVVQAFEQAWHLVAHECPNYFR; this is encoded by the exons ATGCTGAGCGCCTTGCGTCGCGCTGTGGCCCGAGGAGCCGTCCGCTGCACCCGAGGTCCCCGGGTGCCCGAGGCTCGCGCCGCCACCGCCATGTCCCGGCCGCTGTCTCCACCGCGAGCCGCCTCGGGGCCCCCGGTCCGGCCCGCCACAGTGCTGGGCACCATGGAGATGGGGCGCCGTATGGACGCCCCAGCCAGCGCCGCGGCCGTGCGCGCCTTCCTGGAGCGCGGCCACACGGAGCTGGACACGGCCTTCATGTACAGCGACGGCCAGTCCGAGAGCATCCTGGGCGGCCTGGGCCTCGGGCTGGGCGGCGGCGACTGCAGAG TGAAAATCGCCACCAAGGCCAATCCCTGGGAAGGGAAATCGCTGAAGCCTGACAGTCTCCGGACCCAGCTGGAGACATCACTGAAGCGGCTGCAGTGCTCCAGGGTGGACCTCTTCTACCTGCATGCCCCTGACCACGACACCCCCGTGGAAGAGACGCTGCGTGCCTGCCACCAGCTGCACCAGGAG GGCAAGTTTGTGGAGCTTGGCCTCTCCAACTATGCTGCCTGGGAGGTGGCCGAGATCTGTACCCTCTGCAAGAGCAGCGGCTGGATCCTGCCCACGGTGTACCAG GGCATGTACAACGCCACCACTCGGCAGGTGGAAACGGagctcctcccctgcctcaggCACTTTGGATTGAGGTTCTACGCCTACAACCCTCTGGCTG GGGGCCTGCTGACTGGCAAGTACAAGTACGAGGACAAGGACGGGAAACAACCCATGGGCCGCTTCTTCGGGAATACCTGGGCTGAGACCTACAGGAATCG CTTCTGGAAGGAGCACCACTTCGAGGCCATTGCCCTGGTGGAGAAGGCCCTGAAGGCTGTGTATAGCCGCAGTGTCCCCAGCATGACCTCGGCCGCCCTCCGGTGGATGTACCACCACTCCGGGCTCCAG GGTGCCCACGGGGACGCAGTCATCGTGGGCATGTCCAGCCTGGAGCAGCTGGCACAGAACTTGGCGGCAACTGAGGAAGGGCCCCTGGAGCCCGCCGTTGTGCAGGCCTTTGAGCAAGCCTGGCACCTGGTTGCCCACGAATGTCCTAACTACTTCCGCTAG
- the LOC125913724 gene encoding uncharacterized protein LOC125913724 — MGRRMDAPASAAAVRAFLERGHTELDTAFMYSDGQSESILGGLGLGLGGGDCRGNLSLPCTLRRPAGPSRVPAARPSRAPTSRQLRERLAPDSRTSFVLTSFLSSFPFQEDRPGPSLQQCPTQVQSGTPWLALLGGTERVGSGAVQCLPPFPSPRGCPVRAPSARTLPLLFWHSLAQPRIRLWDGWEICILLALGPRLCSVELGVPRSVGSASHFTRLAVPGSAWQLRLLSGQSRQDGRGEVVAFLTALCASL, encoded by the coding sequence ATGGGGCGCCGCATGGACGCCCCAGCCAGCGCCGCGGCCGTGCGCGCCTTCCTGGAGCGCGGCCACACGGAGCTGGACACGGCCTTCATGTACAGCGACGGCCAGTCCGAGAGCATCCTGGGCGGCCTGGGCCTCGGGCTGGGCGGCGGCGACTGCAGAGGTAACTTGTCCCTCCCGTGCACTTTGCGGCGCCCAGCCGGCCCCAGCCGTGTCCCAGCCGCGCGCCCCTCCCGGGCGCCGACCTCCCGGCAACTCCGTGAACGTCTAGCTCCAGACAGCCGGACATCCTTTGTCCTgacctccttcctttcctcttttcccttccaaGAAGATCGTCCAGGACCCTCCCTACAGCAATGTCCCACACAGGTCCAGTCTGGGACGCCTTGGTTAGCTCTTCTAGGGGGCACTGAAAGGGTTGGATCTGGTGCTGTGCAGTGCCTGCCCCCTTTCCCGTCCCCCCGCGGGTGCCCTGTGCGGGCCCCATCTGCCAGAACCCTGCCCCTACTGTTCTGGCATTCCCTGGCACAGCCCCGGATCAGACTTTGGGACGGGTGGGAGATCTGCATCCTCCTTGCTCTGGGCCCTAGACTTTGCTCTGTGGAGCTCGGGGTGCCACGTTCAGTCGGCAGTGCCTCCCACTTCACGAGACTGGCAGTGCCTGGCAGTGCCTGGCAGCTGCGGTTACTCAGTGGGCAGAGCAGGCaggatgggagaggggaggtggtAGCGTTTCTAACTGCCCTCTGTGCTAGCCTCTGA
- the SLC66A1 gene encoding lysosomal amino acid transporter 1 homolog — MVWKKLGSGNFSSCPNGSLEWIWDVFGECAQDGWDEASVGLGLISILCFAASTFPQYIKACKTGNMDQALSLWFLLGWIGGDSCNLIGSFLADQLPLQTYTAVYYVLADLLMLSLYFHYKFKKRPSLLSTPINSLLLFILAMVCTTPLLRSAGPVTAPSEVFRGRTLLSVEPGSKPFTRQEIIGFVIGSVSSVLYLLSRLPQIRTNFLRKSTQGVSYSLFALVMLGNTLYGLSVLLKNPEVGQSEGSYLLHHLPWLVGSLGVLLLDSIISIQFLVYRNTATSAERQPLLHS; from the exons ATGGTCTGGAAGAAACTGGGCTCCGGCAACTTCTCCAGCTGCCCCAACGGCTCCCTCGAGTGGATATGGGACGTGTTTGGCGAATGCGCCCAGGACGGCTGGGACGAGGCCAGTGTGGGCCTGGGCTTGATCTCCATTCTCTGTTTTGCAGCATCCACCTTCCC CCAGTACATCAAGGCCTGCAAGACAGGCAACATGGACCAGGCGCTGTCTCTGTGGTTCCTCCTGGGCTGGATCGGTGGAGACTCCTGCAACCTTATCGGCTCCTTCCTCGCCGACCAGCTGCCCCTGCAG ACCTACACAGCGGTATATTACGTACTGGCGGACCTGCTGATGCTGTCACTGTACTTTCATTACAAATTTAAGAAACGCCCCTCGCTGC TGTCTACCCCCATCAATTCTCTGCTCCTGTTCATTTTGGCAATGGTGTGTACCACCCCACTGCTGAGGAGTGCTGGCCCCGTGACTGCCCCGAGCGAAGTCTTCCGGGGGCGGACGCTTCTGTCAGTGGAGCCGGGCAGTAAG CCCTTCACTCGGCAGGAAATCATCGGCTTCGTCATCGGCTCTGTCTCCAGCGTGCTGTACCTGCTGTCCCGGCTGCCTCAGATCCGCACTAAC TTCCTGAGGAAGTCGACCCAGGGGGTCTCCTATTCGCTGTTCGCGTTGGTGATGCTGGGGAACACGCTGTACGGGCTGAGCGTGCTGCTCAAGAACCCCGAGGTGGGTCAGAGTGAGGGCAGCTACCTGCTGCACCACCTGCCCTGGCTCGTGGGCAGCCTGGGCGTGCTGCTTCTGGACAGCATC ATTTCTATCCAGTTCCTGGTGTACAGGAACACGGCCACCTCTGCGGAGCGCCAGCCCCTGCTCCACAGTTGA